From a single Candidatus Poribacteria bacterium genomic region:
- a CDS encoding tetratricopeptide repeat protein produces MARNKRLTKEEIQEDKFIEGLLKVYAFLKANLQTIIVAAVVILVAVAGYAAYYQNQESRRAEATLALRQATEAYQKAEESLLDAEKLAESEALLQTAQTELKAVFEKYANTTFADRARYQYANTLYYQGNYPEARTQFQQLIEGHQPENQMDSLYAQKAIGYTYEQEGDYEKAVAAYQAKAFPPTPQLSPEIRKFVLLEAKFNQALAYEKLGDLETARNTYKEIVDEFRGTLDAGLGEKSRELLEDAKMVIASIDEPIDVSNAKKLEDEKQYLEAYVAYADAIRTYKVDKDIQGGLSLELRKQISGFEKGATTVINSIQNARRAESEGRESSALYSYDTVVELETLGLSRRLYENALFQYKRLGSAQ; encoded by the coding sequence ATGGCACGAAACAAACGGCTAACGAAAGAAGAGATTCAAGAAGATAAATTTATTGAAGGGCTCCTGAAAGTCTACGCGTTTTTGAAGGCAAACCTTCAAACGATTATCGTCGCAGCAGTCGTCATCCTTGTCGCTGTTGCGGGGTATGCAGCGTATTATCAGAATCAAGAGAGCCGTCGCGCTGAAGCCACCCTTGCACTCCGACAAGCCACCGAGGCATACCAGAAAGCAGAAGAGAGCCTTTTGGATGCTGAAAAATTGGCTGAAAGTGAGGCGCTGCTTCAGACAGCGCAGACCGAGCTTAAGGCGGTCTTTGAGAAATACGCAAATACCACTTTTGCGGATAGAGCGCGTTATCAGTACGCAAATACCCTCTATTATCAAGGCAACTATCCGGAAGCTCGCACACAATTCCAGCAGCTCATTGAAGGACATCAACCCGAAAATCAGATGGATAGTTTGTACGCACAGAAGGCGATCGGCTACACCTATGAACAGGAAGGTGACTATGAAAAAGCGGTCGCTGCCTATCAAGCGAAGGCTTTTCCACCTACACCGCAACTCTCGCCAGAGATTCGCAAGTTTGTGCTGCTGGAAGCCAAATTTAACCAAGCACTTGCTTATGAAAAATTAGGGGATTTAGAGACAGCGCGTAACACCTATAAAGAGATCGTAGATGAATTCCGAGGTACCCTTGATGCTGGACTGGGAGAAAAAAGTCGTGAACTACTCGAAGACGCAAAGATGGTTATCGCGTCTATTGACGAACCCATTGATGTTTCAAATGCAAAGAAACTTGAAGACGAAAAACAGTACCTTGAGGCTTATGTCGCTTATGCCGATGCGATTCGCACCTATAAAGTGGACAAAGACATTCAAGGTGGACTCTCCTTGGAACTCCGAAAACAGATCAGTGGCTTTGAAAAAGGAGCAACGACAGTCATAAATAGCATTCAAAATGCTCGACGTGCTGAAAGTGAGGGACGCGAAAGTTCCGCACTGTACAGTTACGATACGGTTGTTGAACTTGAAACATTGGGATTAAGTCGTCGTCTCTATGAGAACGCTCTTTTCCAGTATAAAAGGCTTGGATCTGCTCAATAA
- a CDS encoding redoxin domain-containing protein, with the protein MADVGSAAPDFTLNGAVNQEDTEVSLSDYSGKNLVVLFYPLAFSPVCAEQVPDFNENLDAIRAKGADVIAINRDSTFAHKAWSQELGGVDFPLLADMNLEVSKQFGMALEAVGITTRGVFIVDKAGNIAFKHVEDAPPDNTLSAAQVLGELDKLQ; encoded by the coding sequence ATGGCAGATGTAGGCAGTGCTGCACCGGATTTCACCTTGAACGGGGCAGTCAATCAAGAAGATACCGAAGTTTCACTGAGCGACTATTCAGGCAAAAATTTAGTAGTGCTCTTTTACCCGCTCGCTTTCTCACCCGTCTGTGCTGAGCAAGTGCCAGATTTCAACGAAAATCTTGATGCGATTCGAGCGAAAGGTGCTGATGTTATCGCTATCAACCGCGATTCGACCTTCGCACACAAGGCATGGAGCCAGGAACTCGGCGGTGTCGATTTCCCATTGCTTGCGGATATGAATCTTGAGGTATCCAAGCAGTTCGGCATGGCACTCGAAGCGGTCGGTATTACCACGCGCGGCGTATTCATTGTTGATAAGGCAGGGAACATCGCCTTCAAGCACGTCGAAGATGCACCGCCGGATAATACGCTAAGTGCAGCGCAGGTCTTGGGTGAATTAGATAAATTGCAGTAG
- a CDS encoding DUF1080 domain-containing protein codes for MVPRPTVRLTELVNMMGIMKSGFALFMVCISICLVSVATAEEQIWTFDNDAADWTPANGSWEVEEGVYKQTMRWGKAQHTLADGADWADHTLAAKVRIEAGHWAGIVFRAQSEFEYYVYLICPKENKSELWRHRRSTAFKDGFEGRDEIEHDIEPIGLTLARQEWFTLQVEVKGSQITVAINGIKQGVFIDEAYPFGRVGVWTWDTQASFDDVSVNGNTAATLTAIEPRGKLATSWAALKRK; via the coding sequence ATGGTGCCTCGCCCTACTGTCCGTTTAACCGAACTCGTCAACATGATGGGCATTATGAAAAGCGGATTTGCATTATTTATGGTGTGCATCAGTATCTGTCTCGTCTCTGTTGCCACTGCTGAAGAGCAGATATGGACGTTTGACAACGATGCCGCCGATTGGACCCCCGCGAACGGAAGTTGGGAAGTGGAAGAAGGGGTCTATAAGCAGACAATGCGCTGGGGTAAAGCACAGCATACGTTGGCTGATGGCGCCGACTGGGCAGATCACACTTTAGCGGCTAAGGTCCGCATCGAAGCAGGACATTGGGCTGGCATCGTTTTCCGAGCACAAAGTGAATTTGAGTATTATGTGTATCTCATTTGTCCGAAGGAGAACAAGTCCGAATTATGGCGTCATCGCCGGAGTACTGCTTTTAAAGATGGGTTTGAAGGACGAGATGAGATTGAACACGACATTGAGCCTATCGGACTAACGCTTGCCCGTCAGGAATGGTTCACACTCCAGGTCGAAGTTAAAGGCAGCCAGATCACTGTCGCTATTAACGGCATAAAGCAAGGGGTCTTTATTGATGAGGCGTATCCCTTCGGAAGAGTTGGTGTCTGGACGTGGGATACCCAAGCGAGTTTCGACGATGTCAGTGTTAACGGCAATACAGCGGCTACGCTCACAGCAATTGAACCGCGAGGCAAACTTGCGACATCGTGGGCAGCCTTGAAAAGGAAATAA
- a CDS encoding asparagine synthetase B, with product MKKSYTQLTHIVRFSILIISLIAVNAATAQWLLIPMEQGKQTNHLKAYGLTYWALQVPREYRCYWWLNYRGGAFVLPDSQDVRVRAVLMGVRFEPMSDADYTSIKQSVLEGSNMDEILLEKAPKIAVYAPSEASPYRDPWDDAVKIALDYAQIPYDEIWDKEVQSGVLQAKGYDWLHLHHEDFTGQHGKFHASFSTQVWYQQRTLMFEQAAAEAGFQRVAQHKGQTAQMIADYIANGGFIFAMCSAPETLDIALATRGGSIDIVAPELDGTPIAGDAEARLDFQRTLAFENFSLHTNPYRYEFSDIDNPNPDRDAQSGVEDFKLFEFAAKHDPIPTMLTQNHVSVVPGYLGQTTSFNMDKIRGSITILGQVEGTNYAKYIHGKLGKGTFTFLGGHDPEDYRHLVGEGAIPTNLDLHKHSPGYRLILNNILFPAARKKPQKT from the coding sequence ATGAAAAAATCTTACACCCAATTAACTCACATTGTCCGATTTTCTATACTGATAATATCCCTTATTGCGGTCAACGCTGCCACTGCACAGTGGCTCTTGATACCGATGGAACAGGGGAAGCAGACCAACCACCTGAAAGCCTACGGCTTGACGTACTGGGCACTGCAAGTGCCACGTGAGTACCGATGCTACTGGTGGTTGAACTACCGCGGTGGTGCGTTCGTTCTCCCAGATTCACAAGATGTGCGCGTCCGTGCTGTCCTAATGGGTGTCCGTTTTGAACCGATGAGCGATGCCGACTATACCAGCATTAAGCAATCTGTTCTTGAAGGCAGCAATATGGACGAGATTCTCTTAGAAAAAGCACCGAAAATCGCCGTATATGCGCCATCAGAGGCATCTCCGTATCGAGATCCGTGGGACGATGCCGTCAAAATTGCGCTGGATTATGCTCAGATCCCCTATGACGAAATCTGGGATAAAGAGGTACAAAGCGGCGTTCTACAGGCAAAAGGCTACGACTGGCTCCACTTACACCACGAGGATTTCACCGGTCAGCACGGTAAGTTTCACGCCTCGTTTTCGACGCAAGTCTGGTATCAGCAACGGACACTGATGTTTGAGCAGGCGGCAGCGGAAGCCGGATTTCAAAGGGTCGCCCAACATAAGGGACAAACCGCCCAAATGATAGCAGACTATATCGCTAACGGTGGATTTATCTTCGCCATGTGCTCTGCACCCGAAACACTCGACATTGCGCTGGCGACACGTGGCGGATCAATTGACATCGTAGCACCTGAACTCGATGGAACACCGATTGCCGGGGATGCTGAAGCGCGACTCGACTTTCAGCGTACCTTGGCATTTGAGAATTTCAGCCTCCATACGAATCCGTATCGATACGAATTTTCGGACATAGACAATCCGAACCCTGATAGAGACGCACAGAGTGGCGTTGAAGATTTCAAACTTTTTGAATTCGCGGCAAAGCACGATCCAATCCCAACAATGCTCACGCAAAACCATGTTAGCGTTGTGCCGGGCTATCTCGGTCAGACGACCTCGTTTAATATGGACAAGATTCGGGGGTCTATCACGATTCTCGGACAGGTAGAAGGCACGAACTATGCGAAATATATCCACGGTAAATTAGGGAAAGGCACCTTTACATTTCTCGGTGGACACGACCCAGAGGATTATCGCCACCTTGTCGGCGAAGGGGCAATCCCGACGAACCTCGATTTGCATAAACATTCACCCGGATATAGGCTCATCTTGAATAACATCCTATTTCCAGCCGCTCGTAAGAAACCGCAGAAAACGTGA
- the nadE gene encoding NAD(+) synthase has translation MKITLATCNLNQWSLDFEGNTARIIESIEIAKASGARYRLGPELEITGYSCEDHFLELDTLRHSWESLAGILKGGHTDGILCDIGMPVMYKNVRYNCRVFVLDGKLLLIRPKMVLASDGNYREHRWFVAWERGWTTEPYTLPREITELTGQRQVPIGIAAIATADTLLAAETCEELFVPMSPHIHFGNAGVEIIANGSGSHHELRKLDTRIALIRNASAKNGGIYLYANQQGCDGGRLYFDGCALIAQNGEILAQGSQFSLKDVEVVTATVNLHDVRTYRGAKASRAVQASKTEQLPQIDIDFDMEIEGGKGAQSSNILFQSSLPIEPHTHEPEEEIALGPACWLWDYLRRSGAEGYFIPLSGGADSGAVATLVGSMCQLVAKAIREKDRAVINDINRWLADGETPDVFADPGALANRLLYTCYIGTENSSRETRKRAKQLAAQIGAHHLDINMDGLVNALQSLFTRITQKKPRFKVEGGTHQENQALQNIQARLRMVLSYLFAQMMPWVRNREGTLLVLGTGNVDEALRGYLTKYDCSSGDINPIGGISKHDLRRFLKWAEHHLGYTALAEIVEAPPTAELEPITETYTQTDEDDMGMTYAELSRFGQLRKMEQCGPVSMFEKLVQEWDHLPPREVAEKVKRFFKYYAINRHKMTTLTPAYHAESYSPDDNRFDLRQFLYNTRWTWQFRHIDTCVRKLEAQA, from the coding sequence ATGAAAATTACACTCGCAACGTGCAACCTGAATCAATGGAGCCTCGATTTTGAGGGCAATACGGCGCGTATTATTGAATCTATTGAGATCGCAAAAGCGAGTGGTGCGCGGTATCGGTTGGGACCGGAACTGGAAATCACAGGCTACTCTTGTGAAGATCATTTTCTGGAACTTGACACGCTGCGGCATAGCTGGGAATCGCTTGCGGGTATCCTCAAAGGTGGGCATACTGACGGCATCCTGTGCGATATTGGGATGCCTGTCATGTACAAAAATGTCCGTTATAACTGCCGGGTCTTCGTGTTAGATGGCAAGTTGTTGTTAATCCGTCCAAAGATGGTCCTGGCGAGCGATGGCAATTACCGGGAGCACCGCTGGTTTGTGGCATGGGAGCGGGGTTGGACAACCGAGCCGTACACACTGCCACGCGAGATTACCGAACTGACTGGGCAACGGCAGGTACCCATCGGTATCGCAGCGATAGCGACTGCGGATACGCTTTTGGCAGCTGAAACCTGCGAAGAACTCTTTGTGCCGATGAGTCCACATATCCATTTCGGTAACGCTGGTGTCGAGATTATCGCAAACGGTTCCGGTTCTCACCATGAGTTACGAAAACTCGATACACGTATCGCGCTGATTCGGAACGCGAGTGCCAAAAACGGGGGTATCTATCTCTACGCGAACCAACAAGGATGTGACGGGGGTAGACTCTATTTCGATGGCTGCGCACTGATTGCCCAAAACGGTGAGATTTTGGCGCAAGGCTCCCAATTCTCACTCAAGGATGTAGAGGTCGTCACGGCCACGGTAAATCTTCACGATGTTCGCACCTATCGAGGGGCGAAGGCGAGTCGTGCTGTGCAAGCGAGTAAAACCGAGCAACTTCCACAGATAGACATTGATTTTGATATGGAAATAGAAGGCGGGAAGGGTGCTCAATCTTCCAATATTCTCTTCCAATCTTCTCTTCCAATCGAGCCACATACGCACGAACCGGAAGAAGAGATCGCTTTGGGGCCCGCCTGCTGGCTCTGGGATTACCTACGCAGATCTGGTGCAGAGGGTTATTTTATCCCACTCTCTGGCGGCGCAGACAGCGGTGCCGTTGCGACACTCGTCGGTTCAATGTGCCAGTTGGTAGCAAAAGCGATACGTGAAAAAGATAGAGCCGTCATCAACGACATCAACCGTTGGCTTGCCGACGGTGAAACACCCGATGTTTTCGCAGACCCGGGTGCCCTCGCCAATCGTCTGTTGTATACATGCTATATTGGTACAGAGAATAGTTCGCGCGAGACCCGGAAACGCGCAAAACAACTCGCGGCGCAGATTGGCGCACATCATCTCGACATCAATATGGATGGACTTGTGAACGCGCTGCAATCACTCTTTACGCGTATTACCCAGAAAAAACCGAGATTCAAGGTTGAAGGGGGTACCCATCAGGAAAATCAGGCACTACAGAACATACAAGCAAGGCTACGGATGGTGCTGAGTTACCTATTCGCGCAGATGATGCCGTGGGTCAGGAACCGTGAAGGCACACTTCTCGTTTTAGGCACCGGTAACGTTGACGAAGCCCTGCGCGGTTACCTCACAAAATACGATTGCAGCAGCGGGGACATCAATCCGATCGGTGGGATAAGCAAACACGATCTGCGGCGTTTCCTAAAATGGGCGGAACATCATCTCGGTTATACCGCGCTCGCTGAGATTGTAGAGGCACCGCCAACAGCAGAACTCGAACCAATCACCGAAACTTATACGCAAACCGATGAAGACGACATGGGAATGACTTATGCCGAATTGAGTCGATTTGGGCAGCTTCGGAAAATGGAGCAGTGTGGCCCCGTGAGTATGTTTGAAAAATTAGTTCAGGAGTGGGATCATCTACCGCCGCGCGAGGTCGCCGAAAAGGTAAAACGCTTCTTTAAATATTACGCCATCAATCGCCATAAAATGACGACGCTAACCCCCGCCTACCACGCTGAATCTTATTCGCCGGACGACAACCGATTTGACCTACGGCAGTTCCTCTATAACACGCGCTGGACGTGGCAATTCCGGCATATTGATACCTGCGTCAGAAAATTGGAGGCGCAGGCGTGA
- a CDS encoding transglycosylase SLT domain-containing protein, with protein MDLRLLALTPKILKYKPLIQKYAVKENLDPRLICALIVQESGFNEKAQSAVGAQGLTQLMPKTAKELGVEDPLDAEQSIAGAARHLHTLYHAFIESQQDHQHRLVLASYNAGLGRVRDAQALARHQQKANPLLWKPVRKALGQLTEQHASIHKQVWGSEAPPHGYFEGFNETSNYVKRVMHYYGRLCFYGEVLFFL; from the coding sequence ATGGATCTGCGACTGCTCGCGCTGACACCGAAGATTCTTAAATACAAGCCACTGATCCAGAAATATGCCGTTAAAGAGAATTTGGACCCGCGGCTCATCTGTGCACTGATTGTCCAAGAATCCGGGTTCAACGAAAAAGCGCAAAGTGCTGTGGGCGCACAAGGTTTGACACAACTGATGCCTAAAACAGCAAAAGAACTCGGCGTTGAAGACCCATTAGATGCGGAGCAGAGCATCGCTGGTGCAGCACGGCACCTACATACACTCTATCATGCGTTTATAGAAAGTCAACAGGATCATCAACACCGACTGGTATTAGCAAGTTATAACGCCGGTCTCGGCCGCGTTCGCGACGCACAAGCCCTTGCCCGGCATCAACAAAAGGCGAATCCGTTGTTATGGAAACCCGTGCGTAAAGCACTCGGTCAACTAACTGAGCAACATGCATCTATACATAAACAGGTGTGGGGAAGCGAAGCACCTCCCCACGGGTATTTTGAAGGATTTAATGAGACATCAAACTACGTAAAACGCGTGATGCATTATTATGGTAGGCTCTGTTTTTACGGAGAAGTGTTATTTTTCTTATGA
- a CDS encoding SRPBCC family protein, which yields MKTFLFESQRTLERPITEVFEFFSNAHNLAEITPSSMHLEILTPAPIDMFVGTRIDYRLKLRGIPLRWQSEITEWNPPYGFVDEQRRGPYRLWRHTHTFDETENGVVVGDSVEYAVWGDGLINKLFVRPDIEKIFAYRSEQLDEIFRHKKNNTSP from the coding sequence ATGAAAACATTTCTTTTTGAATCACAACGGACGCTTGAACGACCGATTACAGAAGTTTTTGAATTCTTTTCTAATGCGCATAACCTCGCTGAGATCACGCCGTCGTCGATGCACTTGGAAATTCTAACCCCAGCACCGATTGATATGTTCGTCGGAACGCGTATTGATTATCGGTTGAAACTCCGCGGGATTCCACTCCGTTGGCAGAGCGAGATTACGGAATGGAATCCACCTTATGGGTTTGTTGACGAACAACGCCGCGGTCCTTACCGACTCTGGCGGCATACACATACCTTTGATGAGACAGAAAACGGGGTCGTTGTTGGCGATTCGGTTGAATATGCGGTTTGGGGAGATGGGCTTATTAATAAATTGTTCGTGCGTCCGGATATAGAGAAGATTTTCGCCTACCGCTCAGAACAGTTAGATGAAATCTTCCGTCATAAGAAAAATAACACTTCTCCGTAA
- a CDS encoding CcmD family protein has product MKILILASFVVVLVLFIFATQVPVDITSDKVSAAVSEAISQSEVPVDEEVVEQAVISSIEILEKGQRTRLKYLAAAYIVIWLVFMLYVLRLGQQQQALDKRLAQLEHTSEGEDN; this is encoded by the coding sequence ATGAAAATATTGATTTTAGCAAGTTTTGTGGTGGTTTTGGTGTTATTCATCTTTGCGACCCAAGTGCCAGTTGATATAACATCTGACAAGGTTTCAGCGGCTGTTTCAGAAGCAATCTCACAGTCCGAGGTTCCAGTGGATGAAGAGGTCGTGGAGCAGGCGGTGATAAGTTCTATTGAGATACTCGAAAAAGGGCAGAGGACCCGCCTCAAATATCTCGCCGCTGCCTATATTGTGATATGGTTGGTCTTCATGCTGTATGTCTTGCGTTTGGGACAGCAGCAACAGGCTTTAGACAAACGACTCGCGCAGCTTGAACATACCTCTGAAGGTGAGGATAACTGA
- the ccsA gene encoding cytochrome c biogenesis protein CcsA, whose product MGNLSTKIIAAITAILIFISLYLIFGYARTEGTMLEVQKIFYYHVSAALTVFVAFGVNCVFSIKYLIQRRPNDDLLAVAAAELGVIFCTVALLSGPIWARYAWNTWWNWEARLTSTLVLWLMYIGYFILRSALEGDKRGVYSAVLGIIAYLDVPIVYYAVDIWQGGLHPDRGTKWSLEATMRYTWMVALLALIMLFTFLLIIRYRMKKTEARYERLQQKYLEETSG is encoded by the coding sequence GTGGGAAATCTAAGTACAAAAATAATAGCCGCTATCACTGCCATCCTCATCTTCATCTCGCTCTATCTTATCTTCGGTTACGCGCGCACTGAAGGCACAATGCTTGAGGTCCAAAAGATCTTCTATTACCATGTCTCAGCGGCACTCACCGTTTTTGTGGCATTTGGTGTCAACTGTGTTTTTAGTATCAAGTACCTTATCCAACGGAGACCGAACGACGATCTGCTGGCTGTTGCGGCGGCGGAACTCGGTGTTATCTTTTGCACGGTCGCGTTGCTGTCAGGACCCATCTGGGCGCGGTATGCATGGAACACATGGTGGAATTGGGAGGCTCGCCTCACGAGCACGCTTGTGCTCTGGCTTATGTACATCGGTTATTTTATTCTCCGCTCCGCTTTAGAAGGCGACAAGCGCGGTGTCTATTCCGCAGTACTCGGAATTATCGCTTATCTGGATGTCCCGATTGTCTATTACGCCGTAGATATCTGGCAAGGCGGATTACATCCGGACCGTGGGACAAAATGGAGTCTTGAGGCGACAATGCGGTATACATGGATGGTAGCACTGCTTGCACTGATTATGCTCTTTACATTCTTGCTAATCATCCGGTACCGAATGAAAAAGACAGAAGCCCGCTATGAGAGATTACAACAGAAATACCTTGAGGAGACATCTGGATGA
- the map gene encoding type I methionyl aminopeptidase, whose amino-acid sequence MDKLRIKNRLEIEKMKRSGKAAATVLKRIGEAIAPGVSTADLERISRDTIAEVNATSSFLGYQLPEHNPYPATICTSINDVVIHGIPAESQVLKEGDIIGIDTAVSIDGYHGDNAYTFPVGDISVSAERLLDATRSSLYDAIAEAKPGNRIGDISFKLQNGAESHGFSVLQSFAGHGIGRNLHEAPEVPCVGVAGRGLRLRPGMVLAIETMVNIGLPDVQMSPDGWTITTVDGSLSALFEHTVAVLSDGPEILTGSALWEI is encoded by the coding sequence ATGGATAAACTTAGGATCAAAAACAGACTCGAAATTGAGAAGATGAAACGGAGCGGTAAAGCGGCTGCGACTGTACTTAAGCGCATTGGAGAGGCAATTGCTCCGGGTGTATCCACCGCCGACTTGGAACGCATTTCACGTGATACAATTGCCGAAGTCAATGCTACATCTTCCTTCTTAGGCTATCAGTTACCGGAACACAACCCCTATCCTGCCACGATATGTACCTCGATTAACGATGTTGTCATCCACGGGATTCCAGCCGAAAGCCAAGTGTTGAAAGAAGGTGACATTATCGGGATTGATACCGCTGTCAGCATTGACGGCTATCACGGCGATAACGCGTACACTTTCCCTGTTGGAGACATCTCAGTCTCAGCTGAACGGTTGCTTGACGCGACGCGAAGTTCGCTCTACGATGCGATCGCTGAAGCGAAACCGGGGAACCGGATTGGGGATATCTCTTTCAAATTACAGAATGGGGCGGAATCGCATGGGTTCTCTGTACTCCAGAGTTTTGCTGGGCACGGGATCGGACGAAACCTACACGAAGCACCGGAGGTTCCGTGTGTGGGTGTTGCCGGACGCGGGTTGCGCCTCAGACCCGGAATGGTACTCGCTATTGAAACTATGGTGAATATTGGGTTACCTGATGTACAGATGTCGCCAGACGGATGGACGATTACAACTGTAGACGGTTCCTTATCCGCTCTCTTTGAACACACGGTAGCGGTCCTTTCCGATGGTCCCGAAATTCTAACAGGGAGCGCATTGTGGGAAATCTAA
- the miaB gene encoding tRNA (N6-isopentenyl adenosine(37)-C2)-methylthiotransferase MiaB, translating into MMKNETLFPLYNNKDIPHPPPQKSQGGTSTDTPQHAHARRVYIETYGCQMNVSDSELMAGILTQSGHRTVTHIDDADVVLVNTCAIRENAETKVINRLKHLNHRKRRQPELIIGVCGCMAQHLRDRLLDAAPYVDLVMGPDAYRNLPIALDSLTGGVEAHVSLKDRDPFLGLRLDKSEDYADIAPIRKEGIRAWLTIQRGCDKMCTFCIVPFVRGRERSLPLKLLVEDVEKLVDQGFKEVVLLGQTVNSYRDNGSDFGDLLYAVGEVNGLERVRFTSPHPADATERMIDAMASSPTVCKHLHLPLQSGSTPVLERMRRTYTAGEYRVLVSKLRERIPDIALSTDVIVGFCGETEAEFMETYQMMTDIRYDSAFMFKYSEREGTLAHKALPDDVPETEKGERLKQIIELQEQISAEINTAAVGDTVAVLVEGESRREADKYYGKTDGFKTTVFPKVDSKIGEVVNVRIDSTTAHTLIGQIV; encoded by the coding sequence ATGATGAAAAACGAAACGCTTTTTCCACTTTATAATAATAAAGACATCCCGCATCCACCGCCGCAAAAATCGCAAGGCGGGACATCTACTGACACGCCTCAGCATGCACACGCGCGCCGGGTCTACATCGAAACTTATGGCTGTCAGATGAACGTCAGTGACAGCGAACTGATGGCAGGTATCTTAACGCAAAGTGGACACCGGACCGTGACGCATATCGACGATGCCGATGTCGTTCTCGTCAATACTTGTGCGATACGGGAAAACGCGGAAACGAAGGTTATTAATCGGCTTAAGCATCTCAACCACCGCAAACGTCGGCAGCCAGAACTCATTATCGGGGTCTGCGGTTGTATGGCGCAACATCTCCGCGACCGACTCTTGGACGCTGCACCCTACGTTGATCTCGTGATGGGACCGGATGCCTATCGGAATCTACCCATCGCGCTGGATTCGTTGACAGGTGGTGTGGAGGCGCACGTCTCCCTGAAAGACCGAGATCCGTTCCTCGGATTACGCTTGGACAAAAGCGAGGATTACGCCGACATCGCACCCATCCGAAAAGAAGGGATCCGGGCATGGCTCACGATTCAGCGAGGCTGCGATAAGATGTGCACCTTCTGCATCGTTCCTTTTGTCCGTGGTAGGGAGCGGAGTCTGCCATTGAAACTTCTCGTTGAAGATGTCGAAAAATTGGTTGACCAAGGTTTCAAAGAGGTCGTCTTACTCGGTCAGACGGTTAACTCCTATCGCGACAACGGCTCCGATTTTGGGGATCTGCTCTATGCTGTCGGCGAAGTCAACGGCTTAGAACGCGTGCGCTTTACCTCGCCACATCCGGCAGATGCGACGGAGCGTATGATTGACGCGATGGCGAGTTCTCCAACTGTTTGTAAACATTTACACCTCCCGCTGCAATCTGGATCTACGCCGGTACTTGAGCGGATGCGGCGTACCTACACAGCGGGAGAGTATCGGGTGCTCGTCTCAAAACTCCGCGAACGCATCCCTGATATTGCCCTCTCCACCGATGTTATCGTCGGTTTCTGTGGCGAAACCGAAGCAGAATTTATGGAGACGTATCAGATGATGACGGACATCCGGTACGATTCGGCGTTCATGTTCAAGTATTCTGAACGTGAAGGGACACTTGCCCACAAAGCGCTACCCGATGATGTGCCGGAGACAGAAAAGGGAGAACGCCTCAAACAGATTATTGAACTTCAGGAGCAGATTTCTGCGGAAATCAACACGGCTGCAGTCGGTGATACTGTCGCTGTGCTTGTGGAAGGCGAATCGCGTCGGGAAGCAGATAAATATTACGGAAAAACAGACGGTTTCAAAACGACAGTATTTCCCAAAGTAGATAGTAAAATCGGTGAGGTTGTCAACGTTCGCATTGACAGTACAACAGCGCATACCTTGATTGGACAGATCGTCTGA